From Campylobacter upsaliensis, the proteins below share one genomic window:
- a CDS encoding helicase HerA domain-containing protein, giving the protein MIEVKNFLSKQNNYYLNSKDNISTLKTQDIDPSDMVLYKVESVTFKKDAPRREALENVLSALRIEGINFIYLILGNNEGVEFYYGIARNHSKQAPKLNIDEIGKFILEPSIKGNFRGSKIEAIKKEKKRAVLQKIQNNSFQSVIEGVPGILKDENEFQGVDRLADVMGVDSEFGFMIIASLVNDNEILGIENNIFELYSSLSPMAKRSEQESTSNARSEGESKTEGTNYSETKGENSGESKSETIAQNESEAQSENSNRSKSTSQGTSRSEGDRYDSSGTNKGSSQSQSQGSSTTRTVGGSKSQAITKNEGESTSVTDGTNKSLTTSTNESTTTSNALTFEFIDKQSQDWLKYIDEILIPRIDYGKGKGMFVSSMFCFSNSQAVLEKLENTIISLFSGENGNKIPLRAFLLNDGKRLHAFRNLQLPKIKIENCDPKINSLLSQSYTSLGNWISSKELSLISGLPKKDVMGLELREEVEFGLNFQSPESENELVLGKLMQSGNITNKNVSIDKLSLDKHIFITGVTGSGKTTTCQNLLINSNKPFLVIEPAKTEYRILKKKYDDLLIFTLGKDTVAPFRLNPFEFFPHESITSRVDMIKASIEAAFDMEAAIPQIIESAIYECYKDKGWNIATNKNEIYGEIAFDDGIYSFPTLEDLNNKIENVVLKQGFDERLKNDYIGSIKARLNGLLVGSKGFMLNTKRSIDFRQLLDKRVVLEIEEIRNGSEKSLIMGFILSNILEAIKANFFSSERKHDIKHIILIEEAHRLLSKYQAGDSLNKKQGVEVFADMLAEIRKYGECLMIADQIPNKLTPEVLKNTNTKIVHRIFAADDKETIANTMALEEEQAQYLGKLETGVAVVFSGGFNKAVMCKIEQSSNTSSNDFIEENDLQRSVYEFYAKHFKSGVILGSSWLDKVDVEDIKSLLDIQRRGGVMKEIKRHYENKQKIAPKLLLSLKECEKQFSRKFLAKYFLLENNLNFEKENIALEFINKYLEERLTEDDVIYFKDELFLG; this is encoded by the coding sequence ATGATAGAAGTAAAAAATTTTTTAAGTAAGCAAAATAATTACTATCTTAATAGTAAGGACAATATTAGCACCTTAAAAACGCAGGATATAGACCCAAGCGATATGGTGCTTTATAAGGTTGAAAGTGTAACTTTTAAAAAAGATGCACCTCGCAGAGAGGCTTTGGAAAATGTTTTAAGTGCTTTGAGGATAGAGGGGATTAATTTTATTTATCTCATTTTAGGGAATAATGAGGGAGTAGAGTTTTACTATGGTATAGCAAGAAATCATTCAAAACAAGCTCCAAAATTAAACATCGATGAAATAGGTAAATTTATACTTGAACCTAGCATAAAAGGAAATTTTCGTGGGAGTAAGATAGAGGCGATTAAAAAAGAAAAAAAACGCGCCGTGCTTCAGAAAATTCAAAATAATTCTTTTCAAAGTGTCATAGAGGGTGTTCCAGGTATATTAAAAGATGAAAATGAGTTTCAAGGCGTTGATCGTCTTGCTGATGTTATGGGTGTTGATAGTGAATTTGGCTTTATGATTATCGCTTCTTTAGTAAATGATAATGAAATTTTAGGGATAGAAAATAATATTTTTGAGCTTTATTCTTCACTTTCTCCAATGGCAAAACGCAGCGAACAAGAATCAACATCAAACGCTAGGAGTGAAGGAGAAAGTAAAACAGAAGGCACAAATTATAGTGAGACTAAGGGCGAAAATTCAGGAGAAAGTAAGAGTGAAACCATTGCCCAAAATGAAAGTGAAGCACAGAGCGAGAACAGTAATAGGAGTAAGAGTACATCTCAAGGCACAAGTCGTTCAGAGGGTGATAGGTATGATAGCTCAGGCACTAATAAGGGAAGTTCGCAAAGTCAATCGCAAGGTTCAAGCACAACACGCACCGTAGGTGGAAGTAAAAGTCAAGCTATTACTAAAAATGAAGGAGAGAGCACGAGTGTAACTGATGGAACTAATAAGTCCCTTACAACAAGCACTAATGAAAGCACTACAACTTCTAATGCTCTCACTTTTGAATTTATCGATAAGCAAAGTCAAGATTGGCTTAAATATATCGATGAAATTTTGATTCCTAGAATCGACTATGGGAAAGGTAAGGGAATGTTTGTGAGTAGTATGTTTTGTTTTTCTAATTCTCAAGCCGTTTTAGAGAAACTTGAAAATACAATCATCTCTCTTTTTAGTGGAGAAAATGGTAATAAAATTCCTTTACGCGCTTTTTTGCTTAATGATGGGAAGAGATTGCACGCTTTTAGAAACTTGCAACTTCCTAAAATAAAAATTGAAAATTGTGACCCTAAAATTAATTCTTTGCTTTCTCAAAGTTATACCAGTTTGGGAAATTGGATTAGTTCTAAGGAGCTAAGTTTAATTTCAGGTTTGCCTAAAAAAGATGTAATGGGTTTAGAACTTCGAGAAGAGGTAGAATTTGGCTTAAATTTTCAAAGTCCTGAGTCGGAAAATGAGCTTGTTTTGGGAAAACTAATGCAGAGTGGAAATATTACTAATAAAAATGTAAGTATCGATAAATTAAGTTTGGATAAACATATTTTCATCACGGGTGTTACAGGAAGTGGTAAAACAACGACTTGCCAAAATTTGTTGATTAATTCTAATAAGCCGTTTTTAGTGATAGAACCAGCAAAAACAGAATATAGAATTTTGAAAAAGAAATATGATGACCTGCTGATTTTTACATTAGGAAAGGATACGGTAGCACCTTTTAGACTTAATCCTTTTGAATTTTTTCCTCACGAAAGCATCACTTCGCGGGTAGATATGATAAAAGCAAGTATAGAAGCGGCATTTGATATGGAAGCGGCAATCCCTCAAATTATAGAAAGTGCGATATATGAATGCTATAAGGATAAGGGTTGGAATATTGCTACTAATAAAAATGAAATTTATGGAGAAATTGCTTTTGATGATGGAATTTATTCTTTTCCAACTTTAGAAGATTTAAATAATAAAATTGAAAATGTTGTTTTAAAGCAAGGATTTGATGAAAGACTAAAAAACGATTATATAGGTTCTATAAAGGCTAGATTAAACGGACTTTTGGTAGGTTCTAAGGGCTTTATGTTAAATACAAAAAGGTCTATTGATTTTAGACAATTACTCGATAAACGGGTTGTTTTGGAGATAGAAGAAATTCGAAATGGTAGCGAAAAGTCTTTAATTATGGGCTTTATCTTGAGTAATATTTTAGAAGCCATTAAGGCTAATTTCTTTTCTAGTGAAAGAAAGCACGATATTAAGCATATCATTCTTATTGAGGAGGCTCATAGGCTTTTAAGCAAATATCAAGCCGGAGATAGTCTTAATAAAAAGCAGGGAGTAGAGGTTTTTGCTGATATGTTAGCTGAAATCCGTAAGTATGGGGAATGCTTGATGATTGCTGACCAAATTCCAAACAAACTTACTCCAGAAGTGCTAAAAAACACAAATACTAAGATTGTCCATAGAATTTTTGCTGCAGATGATAAAGAAACTATCGCAAATACAATGGCGCTAGAAGAAGAGCAAGCGCAATATCTTGGAAAGCTTGAAACGGGCGTTGCTGTTGTTTTTTCTGGAGGTTTTAATAAGGCGGTAATGTGTAAAATAGAGCAAAGTTCAAATACAAGTTCTAATGATTTTATTGAAGAAAATGACCTACAAAGAAGTGTCTATGAGTTTTATGCAAAACACTTTAAAAGTGGCGTTATATTAGGATCTTCTTGGCTTGATAAGGTTGATGTAGAAGATATTAAAAGCCTTTTGGATATACAAAGACGCGGTGGTGTAATGAAAGAGATTAAAAGACACTATGAAAATAAGCAAAAAATAGCACCTAAATTATTGTTAAGTTTAAAAGAATGTGAAAAACAATTTTCTAGGAAATTTTTGGCTAAATATTTTCTTTTGGAAAACAATTTAAATTTTGAAAAAGAAAATATCGCTTTAGAATTTATTAATAAATATTTAGAGGAAAGATTGACTGAAGATGATGTTATATATTTTAAAGATGAACTTTTTTTGGGATAA
- a CDS encoding S8 family serine peptidase: MKKVIKTLFLSIIFLFYGCGGGGGGSVGTALKPPSLRPPQVAPTLFSKAHQPTQFSSVQTPQTDNYNDENKISHIGITDGVFATYDKTEAKNMTMTNQVIANTTGAEGHGSKVASVVARYNNTSKLFGYDAGEADKTTLNSSKLSSAYITLEKQNTKIYNNSFGTNPTADLNQINHNFYDNLAKRVKEQDNIFVWSAGNEKKEMANDQSSLPVKHNEAKKGWIAVTSLNQNNQFDNRYANKIGERAKNWGIAALGEHTFQQGNGSGTSFAAPVVTAAVAKVWEQYPWMDNHLVVQTILSTADKENSNQPTEEPNATIGWGKLNVNRALKGPARFDKKLLLDGKDMVEVHLDYRNYTNQNKLTWSNDIKGDAGLHKKGTGTLILSGNNSYTGETKIENGALKLTNGGITGNKINIQTQGTLTAASSSNMINAKTIDNQGGIFEITGKGAKIENYQGSSQAKIIIDLASKLEASNKIDMKDSILITNATQTNSIVSTYQNSYHTLISANEIANFNGNYQITSGSNAFINIKEALYNNKEFKVSYTRNSTPSVVKALNYDDERTLKTADNFENLLKSLENDKEQSPIYEASLSVLNANVNSLNRIIDSLTGEIHATNNHFLAKQNELLAYKTAQRINYLRRQDNSGIYALALHSKFDISSDVYAGGNAKLNSVLIGHDHHIDDFMLGFNILDAKTTAKFDKIAGESEIKNHYFNLYGSYEFDDFYLASALGLGFVKNETQRLINNAPSHSQHDDKLYNFYLEAGKDFSHHSAIFTPFVAFANENITRGAFNEDTALGFVAEEKNYHLYKLLGGLRTSLVFEQIEFEGELRHSFALNPSDFDFDAAWKNGAKAYIKGAKQNKHLTYANFSTIYHLSPRLKLDTQYDLSLENLKQNKVHIFSLGLRYAY; this comes from the coding sequence ATGAAAAAAGTTATAAAAACTCTATTTTTAAGTATTATTTTTTTATTTTATGGTTGTGGGGGGGGGGGGGGTGGCTCGGTAGGCACAGCCTTAAAGCCACCTTCACTTCGCCCTCCCCAAGTAGCACCAACTCTCTTTTCAAAAGCTCATCAACCAACGCAATTTAGCAGCGTTCAAACACCACAAACAGATAATTACAACGATGAAAATAAAATTTCTCACATCGGCATAACTGATGGAGTTTTTGCCACATATGACAAAACTGAGGCTAAAAATATGACGATGACTAATCAAGTCATTGCAAATACCACAGGTGCTGAGGGACACGGCTCAAAAGTAGCTTCCGTAGTCGCTAGATATAATAATACCTCAAAGCTTTTTGGCTATGATGCGGGTGAAGCAGATAAAACTACGCTTAATTCAAGTAAGTTAAGTTCAGCCTACATCACGCTTGAAAAGCAAAACACAAAAATTTACAATAATTCTTTTGGCACAAACCCGACTGCTGATTTAAATCAAATCAATCATAATTTTTATGACAATTTAGCTAAAAGAGTAAAAGAGCAAGATAATATCTTCGTATGGTCAGCAGGAAATGAAAAAAAAGAAATGGCAAATGACCAATCCTCCCTCCCCGTAAAACACAATGAAGCTAAAAAAGGCTGGATAGCTGTAACAAGCCTTAATCAAAATAATCAATTTGATAACCGCTATGCTAATAAAATAGGCGAAAGAGCGAAAAACTGGGGCATAGCCGCACTAGGAGAGCATACTTTTCAACAAGGAAATGGCTCTGGAACCTCCTTTGCCGCTCCGGTGGTAACAGCAGCAGTGGCTAAAGTGTGGGAGCAATATCCGTGGATGGATAATCACTTAGTCGTTCAAACCATACTTAGCACGGCTGATAAAGAAAACTCAAACCAACCTACCGAAGAACCAAACGCTACCATAGGCTGGGGTAAGCTTAATGTAAATAGAGCCTTAAAAGGACCGGCGCGTTTTGACAAAAAACTTCTTTTAGATGGTAAAGATATGGTGGAGGTTCATTTAGATTACAGAAATTATACTAATCAAAATAAGCTTACTTGGAGTAATGACATCAAAGGCGATGCAGGACTTCATAAAAAAGGCACAGGGACGCTTATTTTAAGCGGAAATAATAGCTACACAGGAGAGACAAAAATAGAAAATGGTGCCTTAAAGCTCACAAATGGGGGCATTACAGGTAATAAAATCAATATCCAAACACAAGGCACACTCACCGCCGCTAGCTCAAGCAATATGATAAATGCAAAAACCATTGATAATCAAGGCGGAATTTTTGAAATCACAGGCAAAGGCGCTAAAATCGAAAACTATCAGGGAAGCTCACAGGCTAAAATCATCATCGATTTGGCAAGTAAATTAGAAGCCTCGAATAAAATCGATATGAAAGATAGTATCCTCATCACCAACGCAACGCAAACAAATAGCATTGTCTCCACATATCAAAACAGCTACCACACGCTTATAAGTGCCAATGAAATCGCTAATTTTAACGGCAATTATCAAATCACTTCAGGAAGCAATGCCTTCATCAACATCAAAGAAGCACTTTATAATAATAAAGAATTCAAGGTATCCTACACCAGAAACAGCACCCCTAGTGTCGTAAAAGCCCTAAATTACGATGATGAAAGAACCTTAAAAACGGCGGATAATTTTGAAAATCTTTTAAAGAGTTTAGAAAATGACAAGGAACAAAGCCCCATTTATGAAGCGTCTTTGAGTGTGCTTAATGCTAATGTGAATTCTTTAAATCGCATTATCGACTCGCTCACAGGCGAAATTCACGCGACAAATAATCACTTCCTAGCCAAGCAAAACGAACTCTTAGCCTATAAAACCGCCCAAAGAATCAATTATCTAAGAAGACAAGATAACAGCGGAATTTACGCCCTTGCTTTACATAGTAAATTTGACATTTCAAGCGATGTTTATGCGGGAGGTAATGCTAAACTTAACTCCGTGCTTATAGGGCATGACCATCATATTGATGATTTTATGTTAGGCTTTAATATCCTCGATGCGAAAACAACAGCAAAATTTGACAAAATAGCAGGAGAAAGCGAGATAAAAAATCACTATTTTAATCTTTATGGAAGTTATGAATTTGATGATTTTTATTTAGCGAGTGCTTTGGGACTTGGCTTTGTGAAAAATGAAACTCAAAGACTGATTAACAACGCCCCCTCTCATAGCCAGCACGATGATAAACTTTATAATTTTTACTTAGAAGCGGGGAAGGATTTCTCTCATCATAGTGCGATTTTTACGCCTTTTGTTGCGTTTGCTAATGAAAATATCACAAGGGGAGCTTTTAACGAGGATACCGCACTTGGTTTTGTAGCGGAGGAAAAGAACTATCATTTATATAAATTACTCGGTGGCTTGAGGACTTCTTTAGTTTTTGAACAAATTGAATTTGAGGGAGAGTTACGCCATAGTTTTGCCTTAAATCCTAGTGATTTTGACTTTGATGCGGCGTGGAAAAACGGCGCTAAGGCTTACATCAAAGGTGCGAAACAAAATAAGCATTTAACTTATGCAAATTTTAGCACAATTTATCATCTTTCACCACGCTTAAAACTCGACACACAATACGATTTATCCTTAGAAAATCTTAAACAAAATAAAGTTCATATCTTTAGCTTGGGTTTGCGTTATGCTTACTAA
- a CDS encoding winged helix-turn-helix domain-containing protein, which yields MREIVEYMKELLNSNEKLDCGTAFKIAKKFNKKVEEIGKIANKNGIRIDNCELGQFGHLDFEKGKIETLKALEPFLDERKRIFCQDAREVAKRGFGLKNVRSSLKAYKIDVKYCKLGCFKEKKGKKFVVKTKTWIENADGDLLFGKGKTELLELIAQTGSLLHASKLMGINYKKAWTHLQTLQLNSQETLVSSRQGRSSKSGTKLTPRALELMQNYTILQKDIEEYANKRFKELFFKEEKK from the coding sequence ATGCGTGAAATTGTAGAATATATGAAAGAACTTTTAAATAGCAATGAAAAATTAGACTGCGGGACCGCTTTTAAAATCGCTAAAAAATTTAATAAAAAAGTTGAGGAAATCGGCAAAATCGCTAATAAAAATGGAATTCGCATTGATAATTGTGAGCTTGGGCAGTTTGGACATTTGGACTTTGAAAAAGGTAAAATCGAAACTTTAAAAGCTCTTGAGCCTTTTTTGGATGAGAGAAAACGCATTTTTTGTCAAGACGCTAGAGAAGTAGCAAAACGGGGCTTTGGGCTTAAAAATGTGCGTTCAAGCCTTAAAGCCTATAAAATCGATGTAAAATATTGCAAATTAGGCTGCTTTAAGGAAAAAAAGGGTAAAAAATTTGTCGTTAAAACAAAAACTTGGATAGAAAATGCGGACGGAGACTTGCTCTTTGGCAAGGGTAAAACCGAGCTTTTAGAACTCATCGCACAAACGGGAAGCTTACTTCACGCCTCTAAGCTTATGGGGATCAATTATAAAAAGGCTTGGACACATTTACAAACCTTGCAACTTAATTCTCAAGAAACACTAGTAAGCTCAAGGCAAGGAAGATCGAGCAAATCAGGCACAAAACTCACGCCTAGAGCCTTAGAATTAATGCAAAATTATACGATTTTACAAAAAGACATTGAAGAATACGCCAACAAACGCTTTAAAGAGCTATTTTTCAAAGAAGAGAAAAAATAA
- a CDS encoding HP0729 family protein: protein MNHLLILYNPYYQSDVIEQHLSILQKKSQVAFGKIKSKLNDQERQDSLENIYQTTTKDNFLQLFLSDYANLFVAKVIKVCKNADESLIPAYYKEKNLEVEDFFIISDLRELVREDFSLLRDRFLANFITPNHHTYAIYGNNYSYPLCVRMKEECCYFIDDERHYLSVYKDEKYLTMQENFIRFIFGKRLFYLLHPNSVSNLINAELELMHSENDPLNDFTSIIVKYSKTLEYELYSFAKKLFLKLCEQNSSLYDLKYNVQGKDYILEDFFTQKPNLGSIKFLLKHPKIQVYLDRELIRFINYRFSKSLSLIQKIRNEAVHAKNPSLSELKSLRSEILGIENTSLLKDLLILKENL from the coding sequence ATGAATCATCTTTTAATTCTTTACAATCCTTATTACCAAAGCGATGTTATCGAGCAGCATTTGAGTATTTTACAGAAAAAATCTCAAGTTGCCTTTGGTAAAATTAAATCTAAGCTAAATGACCAAGAAAGGCAAGATTCCCTAGAAAATATCTATCAAACTACCACTAAGGATAATTTTTTACAACTTTTTCTAAGCGATTATGCGAATTTATTTGTTGCTAAGGTGATAAAAGTTTGTAAAAATGCCGATGAAAGTTTAATTCCTGCTTACTACAAAGAAAAGAATTTGGAAGTGGAGGATTTTTTTATCATTAGTGATTTAAGGGAGTTGGTGAGGGAGGATTTTAGCCTTTTAAGAGATAGATTTTTAGCCAATTTTATCACGCCTAATCATCATACTTACGCCATTTATGGTAATAATTACAGCTATCCTTTGTGCGTAAGAATGAAGGAAGAGTGTTGTTATTTTATAGACGATGAGAGGCATTATTTAAGCGTATATAAAGATGAAAAATATTTGACTATGCAAGAAAATTTCATACGCTTTATTTTTGGTAAAAGACTTTTTTATCTTCTCCACCCTAATAGTGTAAGCAATCTTATCAACGCAGAATTAGAGCTTATGCATAGCGAAAATGACCCGCTTAATGACTTCACAAGCATTATTGTTAAATATTCTAAAACCTTAGAATATGAGCTTTATAGTTTTGCAAAAAAGCTTTTTTTAAAGCTTTGTGAACAAAATTCTAGCCTTTATGATTTAAAATATAATGTGCAGGGTAAAGATTATATACTCGAAGATTTTTTTACTCAAAAACCTAATCTTGGAAGCATTAAATTTCTACTCAAGCACCCAAAAATCCAAGTTTATTTAGATAGAGAACTTATTAGATTTATTAACTATCGTTTTTCAAAAAGCTTAAGTCTTATCCAAAAGATACGCAATGAAGCTGTTCACGCCAAAAATCCAAGCTTAAGCGAACTTAAGAGTCTAAGGAGTGAGATTTTGGGGATAGAAAATACGAGTTTGCTTAAAGACCTTTTGATTCTTAAGGAAAATTTGTGA
- a CDS encoding helix-turn-helix transcriptional regulator, translated as MKEYDKLGTRLVQILLKFNNGESVSVEELAQEFNVDTRTIQRDLNQRLSFMPIKRENGKYTLESFALGQLSFKDIQNFAAISGISDLYPRLDKNFISDILSQKINTILKIKNEGFQRVDYELFENLSVAILNHNVLNFDYKNKQRSVKPYKLVNYKGIWYLLADENGKLKHFNFSKILKLDVMNEKFIPNEAFKKQIQNDQNVWLGEGREVLLRLDKKAKEYFFRKEILTNYKIIDEDETSYTLSTQVSYEDEFLNFIKQWIPYVKIIAPLELKNKVKDILRKYLEEG; from the coding sequence GTGAAAGAATACGACAAATTAGGCACACGCTTGGTGCAAATCTTGCTAAAATTTAATAATGGTGAAAGCGTGAGCGTGGAGGAGTTAGCGCAGGAATTTAATGTGGATACGAGAACTATACAAAGAGACTTAAATCAAAGACTTTCCTTTATGCCTATTAAAAGAGAAAATGGTAAATATACTTTAGAAAGTTTTGCTTTGGGGCAACTTAGTTTTAAAGATATACAAAATTTCGCCGCCATAAGCGGTATAAGTGACCTTTATCCTAGGCTTGATAAAAATTTTATTAGCGATATTTTAAGCCAAAAAATTAATACAATTTTGAAGATAAAAAATGAGGGTTTTCAAAGGGTGGATTATGAGCTTTTTGAGAATCTTAGCGTTGCTATATTAAATCATAATGTTTTAAATTTTGACTATAAAAATAAACAACGCAGTGTAAAACCCTATAAATTAGTAAATTATAAGGGTATTTGGTATCTTTTAGCCGATGAAAATGGCAAATTAAAGCATTTTAATTTTAGTAAAATTTTGAAACTTGATGTAATGAACGAGAAATTTATTCCCAATGAAGCCTTTAAAAAGCAAATTCAAAATGACCAAAATGTCTGGTTGGGTGAGGGTAGGGAGGTGCTTTTGCGACTAGATAAAAAGGCGAAAGAGTATTTTTTTAGAAAAGAAATATTGACTAATTATAAAATTATTGATGAAGATGAGACGAGTTATACTTTAAGCACACAAGTTTCTTATGAAGATGAGTTTTTAAATTTCATCAAACAATGGATTCCTTATGTTAAAATCATTGCCCCACTTGAGTTAAAAAACAAAGTGAAAGATATTTTGAGAAAATATCTCGAGGAGGGATAA
- the fdhD gene encoding formate dehydrogenase accessory sulfurtransferase FdhD: protein MEALFTTEIVKFKGDERLVCEDTLVREIKLELFVNDEKIGALMATPTDEKALAVGYLMSENIIASVKDIKSIEQDDMSVRIEAKIDEANLAKLNAEGVVISGCGRAHTANIDPEAIQASQINSKAQFSKDQILKQMSEFYTQCELYEKTGCVHTAKLFVDENTFFIGEDIAQHNTIDKALGKARLAGVDLQNCFLMVSGRLSSEMVAKAVMHKIPALISRTAPTCLGVMIARKFNLTLCGFARGDKINIYSGEDRINA from the coding sequence ATGGAAGCTTTATTTACGACAGAAATTGTTAAATTCAAGGGCGATGAGCGTTTAGTTTGCGAAGATACTTTAGTGCGTGAAATTAAGCTTGAACTTTTTGTCAATGATGAGAAAATCGGTGCTTTAATGGCGACTCCCACAGATGAAAAAGCCTTAGCGGTGGGCTACTTGATGAGCGAAAATATCATCGCTAGCGTAAAGGACATTAAAAGCATAGAACAAGATGATATGAGTGTAAGGATAGAGGCTAAAATCGATGAGGCGAATTTAGCCAAGCTTAATGCTGAGGGCGTTGTCATTAGTGGCTGCGGACGCGCTCACACGGCAAACATTGACCCAGAAGCCATACAAGCGAGTCAAATCAATTCTAAAGCCCAATTTAGCAAAGATCAAATTTTAAAACAAATGAGTGAATTTTATACACAATGCGAACTTTACGAAAAAACAGGCTGTGTGCATACTGCAAAGCTTTTTGTCGATGAAAATACCTTTTTCATCGGCGAGGACATCGCCCAGCATAATACCATAGATAAGGCTTTAGGCAAGGCAAGACTTGCGGGGGTAGATTTGCAAAATTGCTTTTTAATGGTAAGTGGGAGATTAAGCTCTGAAATGGTCGCTAAAGCTGTTATGCATAAAATCCCAGCCCTTATTTCACGCACCGCACCCACTTGCCTTGGCGTGATGATAGCGAGAAAATTTAATCTTACTCTTTGTGGCTTTGCAAGAGGAGATAAAATCAACATTTACAGCGGAGAAGATAGAATTAATGCGTGA
- a CDS encoding GTP pyrophosphokinase — translation MIKDFNLEVTPEEPLKDIIKFNSKEVLEQYKKDVSIYKSFESILRAYIDALIDKAVKEGKLDKNVAETQSRTKTPESFEGKINRDDKRLKYSNPLKEVTDLVGVKILLTSIKDSQIVYEILRAELREQIDEENSIDKTQELREQRKFGYLGKHLVISYSPKMLNIVSKQDLDINEEKLEGLKAEIQIKTLLQHVWAEVEHKARYKAGEELSADKKRYFDRLAALIEVADDLFKDLIDESERINQEAQAIITQEQEKSQFFEKNENQSLEKKEKIKSASLDSTTVLLFLKNERVKEKFKKLENIDLMILCDEEPISVSAKFIQLLHCVKLDYTKDLNLLLEDKSLREILHRYAAYRDKYKTGKSILQKLNVLQILIYAKANKEQKEEIKSKKLIHERMMQILDSEDTK, via the coding sequence ATGATAAAAGATTTTAATCTTGAGGTAACCCCAGAGGAACCTCTAAAAGATATAATAAAATTTAATTCAAAAGAAGTGCTTGAGCAGTATAAAAAAGATGTCTCTATTTATAAATCTTTTGAAAGTATTTTAAGAGCATATATTGATGCTTTGATTGATAAGGCTGTTAAAGAAGGTAAGCTAGATAAAAATGTCGCTGAAACGCAATCTCGCACTAAAACTCCTGAAAGTTTTGAGGGGAAAATTAACAGAGATGACAAGAGGCTTAAATACAGCAATCCTTTAAAAGAAGTTACCGATTTGGTTGGTGTTAAGATTTTACTCACTTCGATTAAAGATAGTCAAATTGTCTATGAAATACTTAGAGCAGAACTTAGAGAGCAAATTGATGAGGAAAATAGTATCGATAAAACGCAAGAGCTTAGAGAGCAAAGGAAGTTTGGTTATCTCGGTAAACATTTAGTGATTAGTTACTCCCCAAAAATGTTAAATATCGTGTCAAAACAAGATTTAGACATAAATGAAGAAAAATTGGAGGGTTTGAAAGCTGAAATTCAAATTAAGACTTTATTACAACATGTTTGGGCTGAAGTGGAGCATAAGGCAAGGTATAAGGCTGGAGAGGAGCTTTCAGCTGATAAGAAACGCTATTTTGACCGCTTGGCGGCTTTGATTGAAGTGGCTGATGATTTATTTAAAGACCTCATTGATGAAAGTGAAAGGATAAATCAGGAAGCACAAGCTATCATTACCCAAGAACAAGAAAAAAGCCAATTTTTTGAGAAAAATGAAAATCAGTCTTTAGAAAAAAAAGAAAAAATTAAGTCTGCAAGCCTAGATAGCACGACTGTGCTATTGTTTTTAAAAAATGAAAGGGTTAAGGAAAAATTTAAAAAATTAGAAAATATCGATTTGATGATTTTATGTGATGAAGAACCCATTTCTGTCAGTGCTAAATTTATACAATTATTACATTGTGTCAAGCTTGATTATACGAAAGACCTTAATTTGCTTTTAGAGGATAAAAGTCTTAGAGAAATTTTACATCGTTATGCGGCTTATAGGGACAAATATAAGACAGGTAAAAGCATACTTCAAAAACTTAATGTATTACAAATTTTAATTTATGCTAAGGCAAATAAGGAACAAAAAGAGGAGATTAAGAGCAAAAAATTGATTCACGAGCGTATGATGCAGATTTTAGATAGTGAGGATACGAAATAA